TCTCAACTGGAAATAAATTTTCAAGAGTCATTTCATATTAAACAAACAGTTGGTGCCTTTCTATGTGACCTAAGAAGACAAACCTCATTCTCATCGCATGCCTATCAGCTTCAGCAGATGCAGCAATTGATGCCATAGCCTGCTCATCAGATTGCAAATCCAATTAATAAAAGGTGAAGGAAAACAGTTTCACAACCACTTCATGATTCATCCAAACTCATTAATAACCAAGCATGGCAACCACCAAATAATTTCAAGAAAACCTTCACAAAAGCATCTGAAAATGGTAAATATGGTAAAACTTATAATCCACTCTTGGAATAATTTAGTAGCACGAAACTAAACAGCCTATTTTGGTTGGAATCGCTAAAAGAAGAAATCAATATATTGGTgaagacaaaataaaaagatatttaAGACAGCATTAAGAAAGAACAGAGCTTGAACCTACTGGAAGAAAACCCAATACGGCTAGAAATAAGATTAACTATTTCTAGGATAAAAACCATCAAGAACATAGATTTAGATGGAATTCTAAAACCCgaaaattgaaatttgagaaTATGAGAAAACGCCACGAAACAAAGATAGCTGTGAGATTGGTTCAGAACTGTATTCCCTTGGTAACCTACTCATCACCAGTCCTGCATTCATCccataattaaataaatgaataagtGAATGAACTGGAGGCTAAAAATATGAAGAAACCAACATGGGTTTTGCTTGGATTGAGAATATCGGTTCTTGGTTTCTTCTATTGGTTCAACATGTGTGAAAGTAAaagcagggaaggagaggggagggggggaagcGAAGGGGAGGAAAACCTCTTGGACCCTGGTGGAGTCTAGTTGACGATCTTCGACATGATCGGTGAGCTTGTCTAGGGCTTTGCTCTGTTGCTGCATATCCTTTGAATCAACCGTTATTTCGACACCTTCATCCGCAAGCTCCATGGCTGTTACAGTGTTAGTGGAACTAGAGTCCCCTCACTTCGTCGAACAACAAAAAAGCCAGGAGAATGGGAGATGGGGATATCGCGCTCGAAGAAGTGAAGAACGCAGAGCCAACGGAGACGATTATCAGTTTGAAGTTCCTTCTATGTAATTTAATTGTCCAAGGTGAACCATAACCTATTTAGCGTCCTACTTCTAAACAACCTGCGACTCCACTCAAGGTTTACGGTTTCTAGACCAAAACCGGAACCTTGAGTCATGGTTTACGGTTTCAAGGATAGAACTAGAACTAGGAGCTTTAATTACGGAtaaatcattatttatttactaCAACAACAACCGTAATAATTTCAGTATTTTGGAACTAAATTGGGCCTTATGCCAAAATCATCTAGGTAAACTTAGAGGAGAGCGGAACAAGTTCACGTACCAGAATGTATGAGAACGTCCCTAGTTCGTGAATTTataatcaattttctctttcttcatttaatagattctaaatccacaaaCCAGTGATGTACGAGAATATTCTTGTACGTGAATCTGATCAATTCACAACTTAGAGTAGCTGAGATGACAATGTCAAGATGAATGTTTGGCAAAATTAGAAATTGATGTTGTGACTCTATTCGAGAGTGTATTGATTGCACCTAAACATAGAGTGTACTATCCACCTTGTTAATGCTTCTAAGTGTATTCTCATTAATTCCCACACTAGTGTAAGAACCACGCTTCCATACTAAGAactctttccccttctttaaaTGTGGCTATATGATGCAATTAAAAGTGTTTAGAAtattattgtaaaaaaaaagacatgcgTTGTCATGAAACCATTACTTTTGATCATGTGCATGAAGTTGATCCAAGTTTTAAGTATTTGGTCATGGGCTTTGGATCCATTGTACATACGATCACATGTTCATGCAGATGTACATGTGATGAactctttccccttctttaaaTGTGGCTATATGATGCAATTAAAAGTGTTTAGAAtattattgtaaaaaaaaaagacatgccTTGTCATGAAACCATTACTTTTGATCATGTACATGAAGTTGATCCAAGTTTAAAGTATTTGGTCATGGGCTTTGGATCCATTGTACATACGATCACATGTTCATGCAGATGTACATGTGAGGATTCAACACTTATTCCTTTTGCTTCTACATATATCCCTCTTCACCCTTATACTGATAGTAAGGGACCgtttgtttttttgggggggttttGATGGGATGGTATTTAAGGGGTGGGAAAGTTGAACTTATTTTCTCAAAAACATGGTAAAGTAATGTGTTTGGATATAATGGGGTGAGAAATAGTCTAGACAACATTAAAAGATGAGCTTCTTGTATGCTAGTGTGGCTTTCACCCCATGGGGTGGGAAGTCATTACAATTAatgactctctttcttcattcatcTGTTATTTCTCTCCTTCCCAAACAACGTTGGggtgaaaaaatcaaaatttacttTCTCCGCCTTTAATCTCACCAAACTCCCTTATAAACAAACATGGTCTAATTGAAATAAATGTTGAATCTTCATATATACATGCAGGTGAACTACGTGTAGAGAATTCAAACTCAGGCTttgatctttaccaaaaaaaaaaagttctaacCATCCACTAGCACTGGTCCTAAGGAGACCTCTATTTGATGGGGTTGGGGGTGGAGATGGGTAAGTGGTGGGGTTGGTTTGTTAGTTAGTATTAGTGCTTCCTAATTGCTTTAGTctgtgatatagccaaaatgacctctcggtgggggcaatgacacgtgtcactacagggacacgtgtcctccgccagacgaaggcggcaagaaaccactcacactcaagcacgctcaatcaccgaggcacgcccacggaatcacgcgggatcacgtcgtctgcatgaggggaatattccccccagaaggttggacgtatcctagtaggactctaagaggaaagaagggaaaaaaccctaaggcggaagagctatataagaaggcacggaagaaaggggaaggtaagttctgagaccctcaccattacccacttattaaactgtgccgccgaccctgatttgagcgtcggaggattaACCCCGGActaagctccgggcctctgtcgtctgtgtttgtgtaggttggaccagcggggtttttggcagcaacagattggcgccgtctgtgggaacgacggtaatggtggggagaacctataaccgaagaaggacgagagcgacgtccaacgtagacatgggggaagaaccttcaggggagcttcctccctcggcggagattggacgagaaaggggccatgacgaccgggaggtgtccgtcagataccagcggtcggctggatattcagtacgggaaggcagcgaccatcagcctcccgcggcccaggagtacgtgaccaGGCaacagttcgaagacctccagaacaaatataaccggatggccgagactatgagggaggtctccaaagcagTCTCCCAtaggaccggcggagcacccccaggcacccacgtccagttcgagagggctcgagaagaagaccgaagcagtacgggatcgacgagaGCCGGCCGTGATcctcgaagccgagcaagggagagtcctgCGCCCCGAAAtaggacgcgacgcgccgcaagagacccgcatgggggtCAGCACCAAGGGgacaaacagaggtccgaggactcgggattaaagaggatgatcttagacctgaaggacgagatcagaaaggtggcagaaaaccagacagggaaccgcgagcccgacctcaccaatgatacggccttagctgacgaggtcatgagggacccgctcccggtcggtttccgcctgcccaagtacgacacctatgacgggtcgggggaccccgtcgatcacttggaaggctttaaggtcgccatgcaattccatcgcgtctcggaaaatattatgtgtcgggccctcccattgacgttcaggggagcggcgaggctgtggtataaccgactaccgacgaagtcgatccacagcttcagcgacctgagttacttcttcgtgaaggggttctctagtagccaacccctccagaagactacgttgaacctaaccaacgtcaaatagcaagaaggggaatcgctgcggaattacatgaagcgattccaacaagaaaagatcacaatcaggggctagacccgaaggaggagttcacggccctgctaggtggcgtgaaggacaaggaattgaagaggtccctggcgaagcatacgcctagagatctgaccgagctgagggcgcgatgcgataagtacatccagatggaagaaaccctacaggcagatgaagaagtcgaaaggaaggcggcgagaaAGAGGCCCTtgagggttgatgataaacccaccgaaga
This Macadamia integrifolia cultivar HAES 741 chromosome 10, SCU_Mint_v3, whole genome shotgun sequence DNA region includes the following protein-coding sequences:
- the LOC122092483 gene encoding huntingtin-interacting protein K-like — its product is MELADEGVEITVDSKDMQQQSKALDKLTDHVEDRQLDSTRVQEAMASIAASAEADRHAMRMREKELAAVKINAADVDIIANELELDKKVAERTLREHKGDAVAAIRYLLR